One genomic window of Clostridioides sp. ES-S-0054-01 includes the following:
- a CDS encoding XdhC family protein: MNIYEQAIKLIENNEDFAFATITSHSGSTPRETGAMMIVKNDATIFGSVGGGSVEAACIKHAINVIKNRESMLYKFTLNKSDIAKLGMICGGTGEIQIDFIDSKLKSNIEKFNRSLKENTSKAYIFGGGHISRDVAVILSLLEFRTVVIDDREEFANYERFPDSEVIVLDSFENIPDFPTDENSYIIILTRGHLYDSSALEWALKRNSGYIGMIGSRTKIGLTYEKLMKKGFKKEELSKVHAPIGIKLDAQTPAEIAVCIAAELINCRANKEK; this comes from the coding sequence ATGAATATATATGAACAAGCAATAAAATTAATAGAAAATAATGAGGATTTTGCATTTGCTACAATAACTTCTCACTCAGGTTCAACACCACGTGAAACTGGAGCAATGATGATTGTAAAAAATGATGCTACTATATTTGGTTCAGTAGGTGGAGGTAGTGTAGAAGCAGCATGTATAAAACATGCAATTAATGTTATAAAAAATAGAGAATCAATGTTGTATAAATTTACTTTAAACAAATCTGATATAGCAAAACTTGGAATGATATGTGGAGGTACTGGAGAAATACAAATAGATTTTATAGATAGTAAATTAAAAAGTAATATAGAAAAATTCAACAGAAGTCTAAAAGAGAATACAAGTAAAGCGTACATATTTGGGGGAGGTCATATTTCAAGAGATGTTGCTGTAATACTATCTCTTTTGGAATTTAGAACAGTAGTAATAGATGATAGAGAAGAATTTGCTAATTATGAAAGGTTTCCAGATTCAGAAGTAATAGTTTTAGATTCTTTTGAAAATATACCAGATTTTCCAACTGATGAAAATAGCTATATAATTATTTTAACAAGAGGGCATTTATATGATTCAAGTGCTTTAGAATGGGCTCTTAAAAGAAATTCTGGTTATATAGGTATGATTGGAAGTAGAACAAAAATTGGATTGACATATGAAAAGCTTATGAAAAAAGGTTTTAAAAAGGAAGAATTATCAAAAGTACATGCACCAATAGGCATAAAATTGGATGCTCAAACACCAGCTGAAATAGCTGTATGTATAGCTGCTGAACTTATAAATTGTAGAGCTAATAAGGAAAAATAA
- a CDS encoding M48 family metallopeptidase codes for MNTRSKDVDILNVTFRGKEIKAILVYKNRKNISIKIDSFGKVIIISPPKISKKIIKDIIIEKGDWILKKLEKYEDREEVYRQRMFITGEKFLYLGKEYHLVIKKLLEDSVKKSNCRINIDESQIIIQTNDVSTEFIKKSLKSWYKMESERIVLERIDFLKSNCEIMNQLIPASVKVKEQKKRWGSCTSQKNIYINSKISMARLDVIEYVIIHEFSHLAHMNHSKKFYDLVKSIMPDYKDKENWLKINGYKITI; via the coding sequence ATGAATACAAGAAGTAAAGATGTTGATATTTTAAATGTTACTTTTAGAGGTAAAGAAATAAAAGCAATTTTAGTCTATAAAAATAGAAAAAATATTTCTATAAAAATAGACTCATTTGGCAAAGTAATTATAATAAGTCCTCCTAAAATATCTAAAAAAATAATAAAAGATATAATAATTGAAAAAGGAGACTGGATACTTAAAAAATTAGAAAAATATGAAGATAGAGAAGAAGTATACAGACAAAGAATGTTTATAACTGGCGAAAAATTTCTTTATTTAGGTAAAGAGTACCATCTAGTTATAAAAAAATTATTAGAGGATTCTGTCAAAAAAAGTAACTGTAGAATAAATATTGATGAATCTCAGATAATTATTCAAACAAATGATGTAAGTACAGAGTTTATTAAAAAATCTTTAAAGTCTTGGTATAAAATGGAAAGTGAAAGAATAGTTTTAGAGAGAATAGATTTTCTTAAATCAAATTGTGAAATAATGAATCAATTGATTCCAGCAAGCGTTAAGGTAAAAGAACAAAAAAAGAGATGGGGAAGTTGCACATCTCAAAAAAATATTTATATAAACTCAAAAATATCTATGGCAAGACTAGATGTAATTGAGTATGTAATAATACATGAGTTTAGCCATTTAGCACATATGAATCACTCTAAAAAATTCTATGATTTGGTAAAATCTATTATGCCAGATTATAAAGATAAAGAAAATTGGCTAAAAATAAATGGATATAAAATAACAATCTGA
- a CDS encoding ACT domain-containing protein — MENTVYAKLNQGIDSFLRVAMTLRRREVDIQSISMTVDNMNNSGIKLIVNEEKTSLDSVLNHMKKLHDVREITVEKMRH, encoded by the coding sequence ATGGAAAATACTGTATATGCTAAATTAAACCAAGGAATAGATTCTTTTTTAAGAGTGGCTATGACTCTAAGAAGAAGAGAAGTTGATATACAATCAATAAGTATGACTGTAGATAATATGAATAACTCAGGTATAAAATTAATAGTAAATGAAGAAAAGACATCCTTAGATTCTGTCTTAAACCATATGAAAAAACTACATGATGTAAGAGAGATAACTGTTGAGAAGATGAGACATTAA
- the ilvC gene encoding ketol-acid reductoisomerase, which yields MAKMYYENDVDLEVLKSKKVAVLGYGSQGHAHAQNLRDNGVDVVIGLYDGSKSAQKAKEDGFEVKNVAEATKESDLTMLLMPDEKQKKVYEESVRDNLKEGQTLAFAHGFNIHYNQVQPPEFVDVVMVAPKGPGHLVRNVFTKGSGVPALFAVYQDYTKKATETVLAYAKGIGATRAGVLETTFKEETETDLFGEQSVLCGGISELIKLGYKTLVEAGYQKEVAYFECLHEMKLIVDLIYEGGFERMRYSISDTAEYGDYVSGKRVITDAAKQGMQNVLEDIQNGKFAKAWIKENEEGRQNFLKTREAEYTTEIAEVGRNLRSMMSFLK from the coding sequence ATGGCAAAAATGTATTATGAAAATGATGTGGATTTAGAGGTTTTAAAAAGTAAAAAGGTTGCAGTTTTAGGTTATGGAAGCCAAGGACATGCACATGCACAAAATCTTAGAGATAATGGTGTAGATGTAGTGATAGGGCTTTATGATGGAAGTAAATCAGCACAAAAAGCAAAAGAAGATGGATTTGAAGTTAAGAATGTAGCAGAAGCTACAAAAGAAAGTGATTTGACAATGCTGTTAATGCCTGATGAAAAGCAAAAGAAAGTTTATGAAGAAAGTGTAAGGGATAATTTAAAAGAAGGTCAGACCTTAGCATTTGCACATGGATTCAATATACATTATAATCAAGTACAACCACCAGAATTTGTTGATGTTGTAATGGTGGCTCCTAAAGGACCTGGTCACCTAGTTAGAAATGTATTTACAAAAGGAAGTGGAGTTCCTGCATTATTTGCAGTATATCAAGACTACACTAAAAAAGCTACAGAGACAGTTTTAGCATATGCAAAAGGGATAGGAGCAACAAGAGCAGGTGTTTTAGAAACTACTTTTAAAGAAGAAACAGAAACAGATTTATTTGGAGAACAATCAGTACTTTGTGGTGGAATAAGTGAACTTATAAAGTTGGGATATAAAACACTTGTAGAAGCAGGTTATCAAAAAGAAGTAGCATACTTTGAATGTCTACATGAAATGAAACTAATAGTCGACCTTATATATGAAGGTGGATTTGAAAGAATGAGATATAGCATAAGTGATACAGCAGAATATGGAGATTATGTATCTGGTAAAAGAGTAATAACTGATGCAGCAAAACAAGGTATGCAAAATGTTTTAGAGGATATACAAAATGGAAAATTTGCAAAAGCATGGATTAAAGAGAATGAAGAAGGACGTCAAAACTTCCTAAAAACTAGGGAAGCAGAATATACTACAGAAATTGCTGAAGTTGGTAGAAATCTAAGAAGTATGATGTCATTCTTAAAATAA
- the ilvB gene encoding biosynthetic-type acetolactate synthase large subunit: MNGAKVILECLKKEGVDTIFGYPGGAVIPLYDALYDYSDDFRHIRTSHEQGLVHSADGYARSTNTVGVCFTTSGPGATNAITGIATAFMDSSPMVVISGQVPTSLLGKDSFQEIDITGATLSMTKHNYLVRNTKELVPTIKEAFKVANSGRKGPVLVDVPKDLFLAEMDFSDEDYDLCQIDDYMNYKSDFGLDDETNVKLLNKAIDIIKESKRPVIYAGGGVKSSDSEEILEKFATKIDTPVLNTLMGLGNIDRKNELSLGMVGMHGSRESNLALSNSDLVIAIGARFSDRVISKSSEFAKNAKIIHIDIDPSEISKNIKSNISLVGDVKLVLSLLIERVESKNNSNWKEEIKTFRKSEGVQKGEFHPQNILKKINEKYEKLSNSTVVVTDVGQHQMWTAKYWSFKGNKSFITSAGLGTMGFGLGAAIGTKVGNVDKNVVLVTGDGSFRMNCNELATVANYNVPILILLLNNRTLGMVRQWQKLFSNQRYSQTDVNENVDYIKLVNAYNIDGYKISDMKELEKVLDIIDFNKPVFLQCDIDKDYDVYPIVAPNDTLENLICN, encoded by the coding sequence ATGAACGGAGCAAAGGTAATTTTAGAATGTTTAAAGAAAGAGGGAGTTGACACGATATTTGGATATCCTGGTGGAGCAGTTATACCTCTTTACGATGCTCTATACGATTATTCAGATGATTTTAGGCATATAAGGACATCCCATGAACAAGGTCTGGTTCATTCTGCAGATGGGTATGCAAGAAGTACTAATACAGTGGGGGTTTGTTTTACAACATCTGGTCCAGGAGCAACAAATGCTATAACCGGAATAGCAACAGCCTTTATGGATTCTTCACCTATGGTTGTAATCTCAGGTCAAGTTCCAACAAGTTTATTAGGTAAAGATTCTTTTCAAGAAATTGATATAACTGGAGCAACATTATCTATGACAAAACATAATTATTTAGTTAGAAACACTAAAGAATTAGTTCCTACAATAAAAGAAGCTTTTAAAGTTGCAAATTCAGGTAGAAAAGGACCTGTACTTGTAGATGTTCCAAAGGATTTATTTTTAGCAGAAATGGATTTTAGTGATGAGGATTATGATTTATGTCAAATAGATGATTATATGAATTATAAGAGTGATTTTGGTCTAGATGACGAAACTAATGTTAAGCTTTTAAATAAAGCAATAGATATCATAAAAGAATCTAAAAGACCTGTAATATATGCTGGTGGAGGAGTTAAGTCTTCAGATAGTGAGGAGATTCTTGAAAAATTTGCAACTAAAATAGATACACCTGTACTAAACACACTTATGGGTCTTGGCAATATAGATAGGAAAAATGAATTATCTCTTGGAATGGTTGGAATGCATGGAAGCAGAGAAAGTAATTTAGCCCTTTCTAATTCAGATTTAGTGATAGCAATAGGTGCAAGATTTAGTGATAGAGTAATAAGTAAAAGTTCTGAATTTGCTAAAAATGCAAAAATAATACACATAGATATAGACCCATCTGAAATAAGTAAAAATATAAAATCTAATATATCTTTAGTTGGAGATGTGAAGTTAGTCCTTAGTTTACTAATTGAAAGGGTTGAAAGTAAGAATAATAGTAATTGGAAAGAAGAGATAAAGACATTTAGAAAGAGTGAAGGGGTACAAAAGGGAGAATTTCATCCACAAAATATACTTAAAAAAATAAATGAGAAATATGAAAAATTAAGTAACTCTACTGTAGTGGTAACTGATGTTGGTCAACATCAAATGTGGACTGCTAAGTACTGGAGTTTTAAAGGGAATAAAAGTTTTATAACATCAGCAGGGTTAGGAACTATGGGCTTTGGTTTAGGTGCAGCTATTGGAACTAAAGTTGGTAATGTAGATAAAAATGTAGTTTTAGTCACTGGTGACGGAAGTTTTAGAATGAACTGTAATGAACTAGCTACAGTTGCAAATTATAATGTACCTATACTTATTTTACTACTTAATAATAGAACATTAGGAATGGTAAGACAATGGCAGAAATTGTTTTCCAATCAAAGATACTCTCAAACTGACGTTAATGAAAATGTAGATTATATTAAACTCGTAAATGCATATAATATTGATGGATATAAGATATCTGATATGAAAGAATTAGAAAAAGTTCTAGACATAATAGATTTTAATAAACCTGTATTTTTACAATGTGATATAGATAAGGATTATGATGTTTATCCTATTGTAGCACCTAATGATACACTTGAAAATTTGATATGTAACTAA
- a CDS encoding manganese catalase family protein, whose protein sequence is MFKHDKALLKEVKVERPNPQYAVLMQEQLGGANGELKAAMQYLSQSFRIKDPQIKDLFLDIAAEELSHMEMVAQTINLLNGHDVDYNAVATGEIETHVLTGLSPVLINSSGAPWTANYVTVTGDLVADLLSNIASEQRAKVVYEYLYRQIDDKYVKETIDFLLNREEAHNALFRDALNKVKDTGSNRDFGVTEDSKLYFDLSTPGPNHDTKIDVNPPSFEKPLKK, encoded by the coding sequence ATGTTTAAACACGATAAAGCACTATTAAAAGAAGTAAAAGTAGAAAGACCAAATCCTCAATATGCTGTTTTAATGCAAGAACAGTTGGGTGGTGCAAATGGAGAGTTAAAAGCAGCAATGCAATACTTGTCCCAAAGTTTTAGAATAAAAGACCCTCAAATAAAAGATTTATTTCTTGATATAGCAGCAGAAGAGCTTAGCCATATGGAAATGGTAGCACAGACTATAAATTTATTAAATGGACATGATGTTGATTATAATGCAGTTGCTACAGGTGAAATAGAAACACATGTATTAACTGGTCTATCACCAGTCTTAATAAATTCATCAGGAGCTCCATGGACTGCTAATTATGTTACAGTTACAGGGGATTTAGTGGCTGACTTACTTTCAAATATAGCTTCTGAACAAAGAGCTAAGGTAGTTTATGAGTATTTGTATAGACAAATAGATGATAAATATGTAAAAGAAACAATAGATTTCTTACTTAATAGAGAAGAAGCACATAATGCTTTATTTAGAGATGCTTTAAATAAAGTTAAAGATACAGGTTCAAATAGGGATTTTGGAGTTACAGAAGATTCTAAATTGTATTTTGATTTATCAACTCCAGGACCAAATCATGATACTAAGATAGATGTTAATCCTCCTTCTTTTGAAAAACCTTTGAAAAAATAA